A single region of the Granulicella aggregans genome encodes:
- a CDS encoding NirA family protein: protein MATEISNPAFTTEQKEYLQGFFAGVAQRGFKPFVGETANGLITADPASGVANQAATPEAYFGTPVEDLCREERWKFEENALDIWDKLVAHANEDKAPAPDDLFRFKFHGLFYVAPAQDSFMLRLRVPGAVLNSYQMRGLARIAQEMGSGRTDITTRSNLQIREFQPKDIVRVLNSVRNLGMTSRGSGADNIRNITASPITGIDPHELIDVAPLADAMSNYILNSRDMYGLPRKFNIAFDNGGSISVVADTNDIGFIAVRVPEGADVPTGVYFRVLLCGITGHQQFATDCGILLRPDQTVAVAAAMVRVFTHNGDRTDRKKARLKYLVDKWGVAKFLSETEKLLAFPLIHFPADACEPRREINRTAHIGVHPQTAPGMNYIGVHVPVGRLPVAQMTAVADIADLYGNGELRLTVWQNLIIPNVRSEQIDAAVEAILAAGLKISVGAVLGGTVACTGNKGCKFAATDTKSHAVALATFLDERFPIQQPVNLHVTGCPHSCAQHYIGDIGLLGAKIDGEEGYQVSIGGGSDSDQGLARELIPAIKFEDLPPVMERLFAAYTTQREPDENFLSFSRRHSIDELKTFCSTENSASLVEA, encoded by the coding sequence ATGGCGACCGAAATCTCGAACCCCGCCTTTACGACGGAACAGAAGGAGTACCTGCAAGGCTTCTTCGCGGGCGTAGCCCAGCGCGGCTTCAAGCCCTTCGTCGGCGAGACCGCCAACGGACTCATCACCGCCGACCCCGCCTCCGGCGTCGCCAATCAAGCGGCAACCCCAGAAGCCTACTTCGGGACGCCGGTCGAAGACCTCTGCCGCGAAGAGCGCTGGAAGTTCGAAGAGAACGCGCTCGACATCTGGGACAAGCTGGTTGCCCACGCCAATGAGGACAAGGCCCCCGCGCCCGACGACCTCTTCCGCTTCAAGTTCCACGGCCTCTTCTACGTCGCCCCGGCGCAGGACTCCTTCATGCTCCGCCTCCGCGTCCCCGGCGCGGTGCTGAACTCCTACCAGATGCGCGGCCTCGCCCGCATCGCGCAGGAGATGGGCTCCGGCCGCACCGACATCACCACCCGCTCCAACCTGCAGATCCGCGAGTTCCAGCCGAAGGACATCGTCCGCGTGCTGAACAGCGTCCGCAACCTCGGCATGACGTCGCGCGGCTCCGGCGCGGACAACATCCGCAACATCACCGCATCACCCATCACCGGCATCGACCCGCATGAATTGATCGACGTCGCCCCGCTCGCCGACGCGATGAGCAACTACATCCTCAACTCGCGCGATATGTATGGCCTGCCGCGCAAGTTCAACATCGCCTTCGACAACGGCGGCTCCATTAGCGTCGTCGCCGACACCAACGACATCGGCTTCATCGCCGTCCGCGTGCCTGAAGGAGCAGACGTTCCCACCGGCGTCTACTTCCGCGTCCTGCTCTGCGGCATCACCGGCCACCAGCAGTTCGCCACCGACTGCGGCATCCTCCTACGCCCCGACCAGACCGTCGCCGTCGCCGCCGCGATGGTCCGCGTCTTCACCCACAACGGCGACCGCACCGACCGCAAGAAGGCACGCCTGAAGTACCTCGTCGATAAGTGGGGCGTCGCGAAGTTCCTCTCCGAGACCGAAAAACTGCTTGCCTTCCCTTTGATCCACTTCCCTGCGGATGCCTGCGAGCCTCGCCGCGAGATCAACCGCACCGCGCACATCGGCGTCCATCCGCAGACCGCTCCGGGCATGAACTACATCGGTGTGCATGTTCCGGTCGGCCGCCTGCCTGTCGCGCAGATGACCGCGGTCGCAGACATCGCCGACCTCTACGGAAATGGCGAGCTCCGCCTCACGGTCTGGCAGAATCTCATCATTCCAAACGTCCGCTCCGAGCAGATCGACGCTGCGGTCGAAGCGATCCTCGCGGCAGGCCTGAAGATCTCGGTCGGCGCGGTACTCGGAGGCACAGTCGCCTGTACCGGAAACAAAGGCTGCAAGTTCGCCGCGACCGACACCAAATCGCACGCCGTCGCACTCGCGACCTTTCTGGATGAACGCTTCCCAATACAGCAGCCCGTGAACCTGCACGTCACCGGCTGCCCGCACTCCTGTGCGCAACACTACATCGGCGACATCGGACTACTCGGAGCAAAGATCGACGGGGAAGAGGGCTACCAGGTAAGCATCGGCGGCGGCTCGGACTCCGACCAGGGCCTCGCCCGCGAACTCATCCCAGCCATCAAGTTCGAAGACCTGCCGCCGGTCATGGAACGCCTCTTCGCGGCCTACACCACGCAGCGGGAGCCCGACGAGAACTTCCTCAGCTTCAGCCGCCGCCACTCTATCGACGAGCTGAAGACCTTCTGCTCCACCGAAAACTCCGCATCTCTGGTCGAGGCATAA
- a CDS encoding sulfite reductase subunit alpha, whose translation MSAIVPFIPDTAPFSPEQRAWLNGYLAGLFSGAAATAPSPQKASLKIPVLYATQSGTGEGLARKVAKELKAKGHTAELAALETFEPAKLAQQEHVILIASTYGEGDPPDAVQSWAAQLQAEGAPRMDKLSYTVLALGDRHYEHFCKFGIDLDFRLESLGAKRLHDRVDCDVEFEAEFQAWKMGVLDKIEAIATGATAEPATASTPAAIELPAERPQIHTRENPLFAPLVERRPLTTDISSKQTLHLAFSVADSQLHYEAGDACGVIAQNDPVLVDEVLATAKFTGDEHVTLDKTGTVTLREALLHHLQFTRLNRKMVQGYATKGDCKPLAGLLIPEQQTHLDKYMYDRDFIDLLEEYPGVITSAGEIIELLPKLAPRLYSISSSPAAHAGEVHATVAVVRYRAINRQRGGVCSTMFADRIAHGGTVPIYIQPNKKFRLPLDSNAPIIMIGPGTGIAPFRGFLHERQATGAKGKNWLFFGERSAATDFLYRDELEKMQANGHLTQLHTAFSRDQEKKIYVQDRMLEQAAQVWSWLQDGASVYVCGDATHMARDVDAALHTIIGQQGTLDAEAAKDYVQQMKDDRRYQRDVY comes from the coding sequence ATGTCCGCAATCGTTCCCTTCATCCCCGATACCGCGCCCTTCTCGCCCGAACAGCGCGCCTGGCTCAACGGCTATCTCGCCGGTCTCTTCTCCGGCGCAGCAGCAACAGCGCCCTCGCCACAGAAGGCGTCGCTGAAGATCCCCGTCCTCTACGCGACACAGTCCGGCACCGGCGAAGGCCTCGCCCGTAAGGTCGCGAAGGAGCTCAAGGCGAAAGGCCACACCGCGGAGCTCGCCGCGCTTGAGACCTTCGAACCCGCCAAGCTCGCGCAGCAGGAGCATGTCATCCTCATCGCCAGCACCTACGGCGAGGGCGATCCGCCGGACGCCGTGCAATCGTGGGCCGCGCAGCTTCAAGCCGAAGGTGCGCCGCGCATGGACAAGCTCTCCTACACGGTCCTCGCGCTGGGCGACAGACACTACGAGCACTTCTGCAAGTTCGGCATCGACCTCGACTTCCGCCTCGAATCCCTCGGTGCCAAGCGCCTCCATGACCGCGTCGACTGCGACGTCGAGTTCGAGGCAGAGTTCCAGGCATGGAAGATGGGCGTCCTCGACAAAATCGAAGCCATCGCCACCGGAGCTACAGCCGAGCCTGCAACAGCCTCGACTCCCGCCGCGATTGAACTTCCTGCCGAACGCCCGCAGATTCATACCCGCGAAAATCCGCTCTTCGCGCCTCTAGTCGAACGGCGTCCGCTGACCACTGACATCTCCAGCAAGCAGACGCTGCACCTCGCCTTCTCCGTTGCCGACTCGCAGCTTCACTACGAGGCGGGCGATGCCTGCGGCGTAATCGCGCAGAACGATCCCGTGCTCGTCGACGAAGTCCTTGCAACCGCGAAGTTCACCGGCGACGAGCACGTCACTCTCGATAAGACCGGTACAGTCACCCTTCGCGAAGCGTTGCTCCATCACCTGCAGTTCACGCGCCTCAATCGTAAGATGGTGCAGGGCTACGCGACCAAGGGCGATTGCAAGCCGCTCGCCGGCCTTCTCATTCCTGAGCAACAGACCCACCTCGACAAGTACATGTACGACCGCGACTTCATCGACCTGCTCGAAGAATATCCTGGCGTCATCACGTCGGCCGGCGAGATCATCGAGCTGCTGCCGAAGCTCGCTCCACGTCTCTACTCCATATCATCGAGTCCCGCCGCACACGCTGGCGAGGTACACGCGACGGTCGCCGTCGTGCGCTATCGGGCTATCAACCGGCAGCGTGGCGGCGTCTGCTCGACCATGTTCGCGGATCGCATCGCGCATGGCGGGACTGTCCCCATCTACATCCAACCCAACAAGAAGTTCCGCCTGCCCCTCGACTCGAACGCGCCCATCATCATGATCGGCCCGGGCACCGGCATCGCTCCCTTCCGTGGATTCCTGCACGAGCGCCAGGCCACCGGCGCGAAGGGAAAGAACTGGCTCTTCTTCGGCGAACGCAGCGCGGCAACCGACTTCCTCTACCGCGACGAGTTAGAAAAGATGCAGGCTAACGGCCACCTAACGCAACTCCACACTGCGTTCTCCCGCGACCAGGAGAAGAAGATTTACGTGCAGGACCGCATGCTCGAGCAGGCCGCACAGGTGTGGAGCTGGCTACAGGATGGAGCCAGCGTCTACGTCTGCGGCGACGCAACTCACATGGCCCGCGATGTAGATGCGGCACTCCATACGATCATCGGCCAACAAGGCACTCTCGACGCCGAAGCCGCCAAAGATTACGTGCAGCAGATGAAGGATGATCGCCGCTATCAACGCGACGTCTACTAA
- a CDS encoding DmsC/YnfH family molybdoenzyme membrane anchor subunit, translating to MALPLHERAHSGTDDALVRLTPEGAPLTFNFEDLGKPFAPAQVVNSLIPSRPLEASENYRFHFNMTKCVGCRSCEIACNEQNGNPADIRWRRIGEIEGGEYPDTLRYYLSMGCNHCLDADCVRGCPVEAYTKDPVTGIVLHSADACIGCQYCVWNCPYSVPQFNAARGVVGKCDMCHGRLTDGLEPACVNACPEAAIEIEIVNIADWRENYIAAESPGMPDANITISTTRITLPKSSPTVLEKVDNYHIRPEHAHFSLVFMTTLIQAVAGAVTYMTAMHQLSPVSLIALVLITVLALNISVTHLGRPAFAYRAVKMWRRSWLSREVLFFGLFFGALAALTGASVAATLHLYPVPQIAFQLFEAGTLFFGGAGLVASACIYLVPARPAWNMVHTPVDFLLSAALLGVPLPFVLDKFSNQLAPLLNHFPALHLSAPRFLAADASLLGASVAVAWLLNLAIKVVRLKRSSIFEEQASYNLLRTREMLPLLIATFTSVNLAAGLMLTSHFALALASATVGVLLSRYLFFVSVVPLNMALTYVRRQAA from the coding sequence TTGGCATTGCCGCTCCACGAACGCGCACACTCCGGCACCGACGACGCTCTCGTGCGCCTGACGCCCGAAGGCGCGCCGTTGACCTTCAACTTCGAAGATCTCGGCAAGCCCTTCGCACCCGCACAGGTCGTGAACTCGCTCATCCCGTCGCGCCCGCTCGAAGCCAGCGAGAACTATCGCTTCCACTTCAACATGACGAAGTGCGTTGGCTGCCGCTCCTGCGAGATCGCCTGCAACGAGCAGAACGGCAACCCCGCCGACATCCGCTGGCGGCGCATCGGCGAGATCGAAGGCGGCGAGTACCCCGACACCCTCCGCTACTACCTCTCGATGGGCTGCAACCACTGCCTCGACGCCGATTGCGTCCGCGGCTGCCCGGTCGAGGCCTACACGAAAGATCCCGTCACCGGCATCGTCCTCCACTCCGCCGACGCCTGCATCGGCTGCCAGTACTGCGTCTGGAACTGCCCCTACTCCGTGCCGCAGTTCAACGCTGCGCGCGGCGTCGTAGGCAAGTGCGATATGTGCCATGGCCGACTCACCGACGGCCTCGAACCAGCGTGCGTCAACGCCTGCCCCGAAGCCGCCATCGAGATCGAGATCGTCAACATCGCCGACTGGCGCGAGAACTATATTGCCGCCGAATCCCCTGGCATGCCTGACGCCAACATCACCATCTCCACCACGCGCATTACGCTGCCGAAGTCCTCGCCCACCGTGCTCGAAAAGGTCGACAACTACCATATCCGCCCGGAGCACGCCCACTTCTCGCTGGTCTTCATGACCACGCTGATACAAGCCGTTGCCGGCGCGGTCACCTACATGACTGCGATGCACCAGCTCTCGCCTGTCTCACTGATCGCGCTGGTGCTCATCACAGTCCTTGCACTCAATATCTCGGTCACCCATCTCGGCCGCCCCGCCTTCGCCTATCGCGCGGTCAAGATGTGGCGGCGTTCGTGGCTCAGCCGCGAGGTCCTCTTCTTCGGACTCTTCTTCGGTGCCTTGGCGGCTCTTACGGGAGCATCCGTCGCCGCGACGCTGCACTTGTATCCAGTCCCGCAGATCGCCTTCCAACTCTTCGAAGCAGGCACCCTCTTCTTCGGCGGCGCAGGCCTTGTCGCCAGCGCCTGCATCTATCTCGTCCCTGCGCGCCCCGCGTGGAACATGGTCCACACTCCCGTCGACTTCCTCCTGAGCGCCGCTCTGCTTGGCGTGCCGCTGCCTTTCGTTCTCGACAAGTTTTCGAACCAGCTTGCTCCACTCCTGAACCACTTCCCTGCCTTGCATCTCTCCGCACCACGCTTCCTCGCGGCGGACGCTAGTCTCCTCGGTGCGTCCGTCGCCGTCGCATGGCTGCTCAATCTCGCCATCAAAGTTGTCCGCCTCAAGCGCTCAAGCATCTTCGAAGAACAGGCCTCCTACAACCTCCTCCGAACTCGCGAGATGCTCCCGCTCTTGATCGCCACCTTTACGTCGGTCAACCTCGCCGCCGGACTCATGCTTACCAGCCACTTTGCCCTGGCACTCGCAAGCGCTACTGTGGGAGTTCTCCTGTCCCGCTATCTGTTCTTCGTCTCTGTCGTGCCATTGAACATGGCCCTCACTTATGTGCGGAGGCAGGCAGCATGA
- a CDS encoding molybdopterin oxidoreductase family protein has translation MSAIAQIRRLLGIDTRQKDYAYSRDPNFGHISTSRVADKWTKTTCGYCSVGCGMLVGTKDGKAVAVRGNPDHPVNLGKLCPKGLSEHHILDSPGRARLPMLRKDGVLTPVSWDEALDTLVEKFTGIQKKYGHGSLGVVGTGQLLTEEYYTLGKLVQLGFRTPNNDGNTTLCMASAVSGYKLSFGSDGPPGSYEDMEHADVILLVGSNIADNHPILCQRLERNRQRNPNRSLIVVDPRVTKTAMMADLHLPVKPRSDIALLNGIAHILIRDGLVDATYIAEHTTGFEEFRNFVAEFTPEHVAKITGLSVDVITGTAIQYGRAKAAFIGWTMGVNHSSQGAVTVAAINNLALLTGNIGRIGAAPFSITGQCNAMGTREFGFCSSLPGYRKYEDAEHREELAAIWGVDVDRIPTKRGMAYPDIIEAAVAGKIKALWFIATNPVVSFPNYKLLEQALRNVEFLVVQDGFFPTPTSDFAHLVLPAAIWGEKEGTYTNSERRASKVNRIVTPPGKARPDFEIFLDIASRLGVKDELYPGWTSTRDAYLEMQTVSKGRMCDYSLFTWEEIEANGGIQWGGDRLYKDGVFPTKDGRAILHCVPCEPFSEQPNAEYDLVLNTGRTVEHWHTRTKTQQVAMLDSMVPSAWLEMNPQDAARMKLKPHDKVTVVSRRSRVSGLELRITGIIAPGQVFMPFHFAETNSNLVTLGAFDPISREPNFKQCAVRVERSAPN, from the coding sequence ATGAGCGCCATCGCCCAGATCCGTCGACTGCTCGGCATCGACACGCGCCAAAAGGACTACGCCTACAGCCGCGACCCCAACTTCGGCCACATCTCTACCTCCCGCGTCGCCGACAAGTGGACGAAGACCACCTGCGGCTACTGCTCAGTCGGCTGCGGCATGCTAGTCGGGACGAAGGACGGCAAAGCCGTCGCCGTGCGCGGCAATCCCGATCACCCCGTCAACCTCGGCAAGCTCTGTCCCAAGGGCCTAAGCGAGCACCACATCCTCGACTCCCCCGGCCGCGCGAGGCTCCCCATGCTGCGCAAGGATGGCGTTCTCACGCCCGTCTCGTGGGATGAAGCTCTCGACACGCTCGTCGAAAAGTTTACCGGCATCCAGAAGAAGTACGGCCACGGCTCGCTCGGCGTCGTCGGCACCGGTCAGCTCCTCACCGAGGAGTACTACACCCTCGGCAAGCTCGTTCAACTCGGCTTCCGCACACCGAACAACGACGGCAACACCACGCTCTGCATGGCCTCCGCCGTCTCCGGTTATAAGCTCTCCTTCGGCAGCGACGGCCCGCCCGGAAGCTACGAAGACATGGAGCACGCCGACGTGATCCTGCTCGTCGGCTCAAACATCGCCGACAACCATCCCATCCTCTGCCAGCGTCTCGAACGCAACCGCCAGCGAAATCCCAACCGCTCGCTCATCGTCGTCGACCCGCGCGTCACCAAGACTGCGATGATGGCCGACCTGCACCTTCCAGTCAAGCCGCGCAGCGACATCGCTCTGCTTAACGGCATCGCGCATATCCTCATCCGCGACGGCCTTGTCGACGCAACCTACATCGCGGAGCACACCACGGGCTTCGAGGAGTTCCGCAACTTCGTCGCGGAGTTCACGCCCGAACATGTCGCGAAGATCACTGGCCTGAGTGTCGACGTCATCACCGGCACCGCCATTCAATATGGTCGCGCCAAGGCAGCCTTCATCGGATGGACCATGGGCGTCAACCACTCCTCGCAGGGAGCAGTCACCGTCGCAGCCATCAACAACCTCGCTCTGCTCACCGGCAACATCGGACGCATCGGCGCTGCACCGTTCTCCATCACCGGCCAGTGCAACGCCATGGGTACGCGCGAGTTCGGGTTTTGCTCAAGCCTGCCGGGCTATCGCAAGTACGAAGACGCGGAGCACCGCGAGGAGCTTGCCGCCATCTGGGGTGTGGATGTCGACCGCATCCCCACCAAGCGCGGCATGGCCTATCCCGACATCATCGAAGCCGCCGTCGCCGGCAAGATCAAGGCGCTCTGGTTCATCGCCACCAACCCGGTCGTCTCCTTCCCCAACTACAAGCTTCTCGAACAGGCCCTGCGCAACGTCGAGTTCCTCGTTGTGCAGGACGGCTTCTTCCCCACGCCCACCAGCGACTTCGCCCATCTCGTACTTCCCGCAGCAATCTGGGGCGAGAAAGAAGGCACCTATACCAACTCCGAACGCCGCGCGAGCAAGGTCAACCGCATCGTCACGCCACCCGGCAAAGCAAGGCCCGACTTCGAAATCTTCCTGGACATCGCTTCACGACTGGGAGTGAAGGACGAGCTCTACCCCGGCTGGACCTCGACCCGCGATGCCTACCTCGAGATGCAAACCGTCTCCAAAGGCCGCATGTGCGACTACAGCCTCTTCACCTGGGAGGAGATCGAAGCCAACGGCGGCATTCAGTGGGGCGGCGACCGCCTCTACAAAGACGGCGTCTTCCCCACCAAGGACGGCAGAGCAATTCTGCACTGCGTCCCATGCGAGCCCTTCAGCGAGCAGCCGAACGCGGAGTACGACCTCGTCCTCAACACCGGCCGAACCGTCGAGCACTGGCACACCCGCACCAAGACGCAACAAGTCGCGATGCTCGACAGCATGGTGCCGAGCGCGTGGCTCGAGATGAACCCGCAGGACGCCGCCCGCATGAAACTGAAACCACACGACAAGGTCACCGTAGTCTCACGCCGTAGCCGGGTCAGTGGGCTCGAGTTGCGCATCACCGGAATCATCGCTCCGGGCCAGGTCTTCATGCCCTTCCACTTCGCCGAGACCAACTCGAACCTGGTCACACTGGGTGCCTTCGACCCCATCTCGCGCGAACCAAACTTCAAACAATGCGCCGTCCGCGTCGAGCGCTCGGCCCCAAACTGA
- a CDS encoding nitrate/nitrite transporter has protein sequence MASYKLFLKSGHPPTLFAAFLYFDFSFAVWVLNGAMGPFISEAFHLTPQQIGLMVSVPTLAGAFMRFPLGVLSQYIGRKNAAIVEMSAIVIALLYGFFFVHTFSNVLAMGVLLGIAGASFGVALSLGSGWFPQQYKGLAMGIAGAGNSGTALASLFAPRLATHFGWQHVYGFAAAMMLLPLLVMIFFAKEPPDHEHLTLREHLSCLFEKDGWYFNLVYIITFGGFIGLATFLPSFFYAQFHVSKIQAGELTVLATLTGSATRVVGGWFADRVGGVTTLSVVFLIAIAGLFGLMTTPPLLATTLLFMLCFAALGAGNGATFQLVPLRWPLTTAVAGGMIGEIGALGGSILPNLLGYSKQHTGSFKGGFIVYAALAFCVLGLLRVVSRTWTKTWVGPGGRALITADMESMAAD, from the coding sequence ATGGCAAGCTACAAGCTCTTTCTCAAGTCGGGCCATCCCCCGACCCTCTTCGCGGCTTTCCTCTACTTCGACTTCAGCTTCGCCGTCTGGGTGCTGAACGGCGCCATGGGCCCGTTCATCTCAGAGGCCTTCCACCTCACCCCGCAGCAGATCGGTCTGATGGTCTCGGTGCCAACCCTCGCCGGAGCCTTCATGCGCTTCCCGCTCGGCGTGCTCTCGCAATACATCGGTCGCAAAAACGCCGCGATCGTCGAGATGTCGGCCATCGTCATCGCCCTGCTCTACGGCTTCTTCTTCGTTCATACCTTCTCGAACGTACTCGCCATGGGTGTCCTTCTCGGCATCGCCGGAGCGAGCTTCGGCGTCGCGCTCTCGCTTGGCTCCGGGTGGTTCCCGCAGCAATATAAAGGCCTGGCCATGGGCATCGCAGGAGCCGGCAACTCCGGCACCGCGCTTGCCTCGCTCTTCGCTCCGCGGCTTGCCACCCACTTCGGCTGGCAGCACGTCTACGGCTTCGCCGCCGCGATGATGCTGCTTCCGCTGCTGGTCATGATCTTCTTCGCGAAAGAGCCGCCTGACCACGAACACCTGACCCTGCGTGAGCACCTCTCCTGCCTCTTCGAAAAGGACGGCTGGTACTTCAACCTCGTCTACATCATCACCTTTGGCGGTTTCATCGGCCTTGCGACCTTCCTGCCTTCGTTCTTCTACGCACAGTTCCACGTCTCGAAGATCCAGGCGGGCGAGCTGACCGTCCTGGCGACGCTGACCGGCAGCGCCACCCGCGTCGTCGGCGGCTGGTTCGCGGATCGCGTCGGCGGTGTCACCACGCTCTCCGTCGTCTTCCTCATCGCCATAGCCGGTCTCTTCGGCCTGATGACCACGCCTCCGCTCCTTGCCACCACTTTGCTCTTCATGCTCTGCTTTGCAGCGTTGGGAGCGGGCAATGGCGCAACCTTCCAGCTCGTCCCTCTGCGCTGGCCTCTGACGACGGCCGTAGCCGGAGGCATGATCGGCGAGATCGGAGCGCTCGGCGGCTCGATCCTTCCCAACCTGCTCGGCTACTCGAAGCAGCACACCGGATCGTTCAAGGGGGGATTCATCGTCTACGCCGCACTCGCCTTCTGCGTGCTCGGTCTGCTCCGCGTCGTCTCGCGCACCTGGACCAAGACCTGGGTCGGCCCCGGCGGCAGGGCCCTCATCACTGCGGATATGGAATCGATGGCTGCAGACTGA
- a CDS encoding DinB family protein, with protein sequence MVEPWLRGTLTEVDAVRRQILHALYLAGEDADRWCEGLSDGEINARPFGIAPVAYHLRHIARSLDRLLMYTEGRQLSEAQLSELRSELEPGAVASEVLAEFRAGLKAAAERVRAISPATYEEPRGVGRAMLPSTVGGLLVHCAEHTQRHCGQAVTTAKVVAGMRGPNDAVAIQ encoded by the coding sequence ATGGTTGAGCCGTGGTTGCGGGGAACTCTGACTGAGGTGGACGCGGTGCGGAGGCAGATATTGCACGCGCTTTACCTTGCGGGGGAGGATGCGGATCGGTGGTGCGAAGGGCTGTCCGATGGGGAGATCAATGCGAGGCCCTTCGGGATAGCGCCGGTTGCGTATCATCTGCGGCATATTGCAAGGAGTCTTGATCGGCTGCTGATGTACACGGAAGGGCGGCAGCTTTCTGAGGCGCAGTTAAGTGAGCTGCGCAGCGAACTGGAGCCAGGGGCGGTGGCATCGGAGGTGCTTGCGGAGTTTCGTGCCGGGTTGAAGGCCGCGGCGGAGCGGGTGCGGGCGATCTCTCCGGCTACGTATGAAGAACCGCGGGGCGTGGGGCGGGCGATGTTGCCGAGTACCGTGGGCGGACTGCTAGTGCACTGTGCGGAGCATACGCAGCGGCACTGCGGGCAGGCGGTGACTACGGCGAAGGTGGTTGCGGGGATGCGAGGTCCTAATGACGCGGTAGCTATTCAGTAA
- a CDS encoding DUF1203 domain-containing protein, which translates to MIEVRAIALPTEVAEQVWETMKSPGYGHPAFTAIAKGHGPCRHCLKPFRIGEEERTLFTYNPFREQDMIPVPGPVFIHTDRCERFGLESGYPAELLPYGAVIEGYGTEQDVLERRRVSDGTQEAVIVEMFENTSVRYVMVRDLKAGCFDLRLVRKGEES; encoded by the coding sequence ATGATCGAAGTTCGAGCTATTGCCTTGCCAACAGAGGTTGCGGAACAGGTGTGGGAGACGATGAAGTCGCCGGGATACGGACATCCGGCGTTTACGGCAATTGCCAAGGGACATGGCCCCTGCAGACATTGCCTGAAGCCATTCCGAATCGGCGAAGAAGAGAGGACGCTCTTCACCTATAACCCGTTTCGTGAGCAGGATATGATCCCTGTTCCGGGACCGGTGTTCATCCATACCGATCGGTGTGAGCGGTTCGGGCTGGAGAGTGGATATCCTGCGGAACTGCTACCGTACGGCGCTGTGATCGAAGGATACGGCACGGAGCAGGATGTACTGGAGCGGCGAAGAGTGTCCGATGGCACGCAGGAGGCGGTGATCGTCGAGATGTTCGAGAATACCTCTGTTCGCTATGTAATGGTGCGGGATTTGAAGGCGGGGTGTTTCGATCTCCGCTTGGTACGGAAGGGAGAGGAAAGTTGA
- a CDS encoding glycine betaine ABC transporter substrate-binding protein has product MQRWIWTVAGVAVVTLIGCAPPRSSRITIGAKNFTEQVVLGELLAQEIEAVFAQEGQTDYRVERRFYLAGSYICQQALVSGRIDGYVEYSGTALTAILKQPLPPMGQRDSASVAATIGRIYRERYKVEVGPGLGFEDTFAMVVRGDDARRLGVKTISDVARLQNSTSPSQGVEHPDSESGIERLGVGYEFEERPDGLKGLEATYGLKFDGSPRVMDLGLLYRALSAKQVDMVAGNSTDGPIRALGFVIMADDKHYFPPYEAVPLVRQDSVAKHPEIQTAMTRLAGRVSADEVQAMNDAVDSQHRDVGDVVREFRGKNGL; this is encoded by the coding sequence TTGCAGCGATGGATTTGGACGGTGGCGGGGGTCGCGGTCGTAACGCTCATAGGTTGTGCTCCTCCACGGTCTTCTCGGATCACAATTGGGGCGAAGAACTTTACCGAGCAGGTGGTGCTGGGGGAGTTGCTGGCGCAGGAGATTGAGGCCGTTTTTGCACAGGAAGGCCAAACCGACTATAGAGTCGAACGGCGGTTCTACCTGGCGGGGAGCTACATCTGTCAGCAGGCTCTGGTGAGCGGGCGGATCGACGGCTATGTCGAGTACTCCGGGACGGCGCTGACGGCGATCCTGAAGCAACCGCTGCCGCCGATGGGGCAGCGAGATTCCGCTTCGGTCGCGGCGACGATTGGGAGGATCTACCGCGAGCGATACAAGGTCGAGGTGGGGCCGGGGTTGGGTTTCGAGGATACGTTTGCGATGGTGGTTCGAGGGGACGATGCCCGGCGGCTCGGCGTGAAGACGATCTCCGATGTGGCTCGGCTGCAGAATTCCACATCTCCGAGTCAAGGTGTGGAGCACCCGGATTCCGAGAGCGGGATTGAGCGGCTGGGGGTTGGGTATGAGTTTGAGGAGCGGCCCGACGGTTTGAAGGGGCTGGAGGCGACTTACGGGTTGAAGTTTGACGGGTCGCCTCGGGTGATGGACCTGGGGTTGCTGTATCGGGCGCTCTCGGCAAAGCAGGTGGATATGGTGGCGGGGAACTCGACCGACGGGCCAATACGGGCGCTGGGGTTCGTGATCATGGCCGACGACAAACACTACTTCCCGCCTTACGAGGCGGTTCCACTGGTGCGACAGGATTCGGTGGCGAAGCATCCCGAGATTCAGACGGCGATGACACGGCTGGCGGGGAGGGTCAGCGCGGACGAGGTGCAGGCGATGAACGATGCGGTGGACTCGCAGCACCGGGATGTGGGCGACGTGGTGAGGGAGTTCCGGGGGAAGAATGGGCTGTGA